In Trifolium pratense cultivar HEN17-A07 linkage group LG7, ARS_RC_1.1, whole genome shotgun sequence, a genomic segment contains:
- the LOC123898194 gene encoding monothiol glutaredoxin-S10 translates to MDRVSKLASQKAVVIFSKSSCGISHAIKRLFYEQGVGPAIYELDEDKRGKEMEWALIRLGCNPSVPAVFIGGKFVGSANIIMTLHLNGSLKKMLRDAGALWL, encoded by the coding sequence ATGGACCGTGTATCGAAATTGGCGTCGCAAAAGGCAGTAGTGATCTTTAGCAAGAGTTCATGTGGGATAAGCCATGCAATTAAGAGGCTATTTTATGAGCAAGGGGTTGGTCCAGCAATCTATGAGCTAGATGAAGATAAGAGAGGGAAAGAAATGGAATGGGCTCTCATAAGATTAGGGTGTAACCCTAGTGTTCCAGCAGTGTTCATTGGTGGCAAGTTTGTCGGTTCAGCCAATATAATCATGACCCTTCATCTTAATGGCTCACTCAAGAAAATGCTTAGAGATGCTGGTGCTCTTTGGCTTTAG